From Acidianus brierleyi:
AATTATGATTCTCTTCATCTTTTTTCACCTCGATATAACTAATACATACTTGGAATTATCTTTCACTTCAGTAACTAATTTTAATCCTTTTTTCTTAACCCAAGATTCTATAATTCTCTTTGTGTCTTCCATGCTTATAATTACTTTTATCGCCTCACCACTTTTTAACTCACTTACTATTCCACTTAGCTCCCCAATAGGTCCAGAGCATGACGATTCAGATAGATCTATTTCTTTAATTATATAACTCATACTTATCAAAAGATATGTAAGATTTGAAGATTATAAACATTTCTATTATATCAATTATTGAGAAAAATGTCATAAAGATTAGTAAATCCAATTTATATTATTTTGTGCAATTCTATTAAATTGTTATATTTACAAGATAATATTATTTAATAGATACAAAACAAAGATAGTTAATCATATATACTGCATAATGTAGAAAATACATATAATTTTTATATGATAATCAAAATCTTACTCTATTAAAAGATTTTTAGACAGTACCTTAAGTTTATATAATATTTTTATATAAAATGTTTTCGATTTTATACAGACTAAGTAGCTTTATTTATCTTAAGGAACTTCATTATTCTTAAATGAAATTATTGGAACCTTTTTCTATAAAGGACATAAAGTTAAAGAACAGAATAGTAATGTCGCCAATGATAACAAATTTAGCAACACCAGAAGGTTATCCAACAGAAGAACATATAAGATATTTTATAAGAAGATCGTCAGCAGGATTATTGATAACGGAATATACTTATGTAAATAATCTCGATTCAAGAGGTTCCCCCAATGAAATGGGACTC
This genomic window contains:
- a CDS encoding sulfurtransferase TusA family protein, translating into MSYIIKEIDLSESSCSGPIGELSGIVSELKSGEAIKVIISMEDTKRIIESWVKKKGLKLVTEVKDNSKYVLVISR